In one Haloplanus salinus genomic region, the following are encoded:
- a CDS encoding homoserine kinase, translating to MITVRAPATSANLGSGFDVFGAALDRPADVVRVEKAHRTTIDVTGYGAEFIPEDPDRNTVGAVAEALDAPAHIRIDKGIRPSSGLGSSGASAAAAALALNELYDRGLSRRDLVPIAGKGEATVSGDVHLDNVAPALLGGFTVATDRDVTVVDADIPLVACLPEIAVSTRDARDVVPAGATMEQLIYTVGRAATLTTGMCRDDPRLVGKGMHDRLVTPARADLIAGYDGVREAALSAGATGVTVSGAGPGVLAACYPEDRQDIAAAMVDGFEDAGVDARAYQTEIGRGATLYPDE from the coding sequence ATGATTACGGTCAGGGCTCCGGCCACCAGTGCGAACCTTGGCAGCGGGTTCGACGTGTTCGGCGCGGCCCTCGACCGGCCGGCGGACGTCGTCCGCGTCGAGAAGGCCCACCGGACGACCATCGACGTCACGGGGTACGGCGCCGAGTTCATCCCCGAAGATCCCGACCGAAACACCGTCGGCGCCGTCGCCGAGGCGCTCGACGCCCCGGCACACATCCGCATCGACAAGGGCATCCGTCCGTCGTCGGGGCTCGGCTCCTCCGGTGCGAGCGCCGCCGCCGCGGCCCTCGCGCTCAACGAACTCTACGATCGCGGCCTCTCGCGGCGGGACCTCGTCCCCATCGCCGGCAAGGGCGAAGCCACCGTCTCCGGCGACGTCCACCTCGACAACGTCGCGCCGGCTCTCCTGGGCGGGTTCACCGTCGCCACCGACCGGGACGTGACCGTCGTCGACGCCGACATCCCGCTCGTCGCCTGCCTGCCGGAAATCGCCGTCTCGACCCGCGACGCCCGTGACGTAGTGCCCGCGGGCGCGACCATGGAGCAGTTGATCTACACCGTCGGCCGCGCGGCCACGCTGACGACCGGGATGTGCCGCGACGACCCGCGACTCGTCGGCAAGGGCATGCACGACCGTCTCGTCACGCCCGCCCGCGCCGACCTCATCGCGGGCTACGACGGGGTGCGGGAGGCGGCGCTCTCGGCGGGCGCGACGGGCGTCACCGTCAGCGGCGCCGGACCGGGCGTCCTCGCCGCTTGCTATCCGGAGGACCGGCAGGACATCGCCGCCGCGATGGTCGACGGCTTCGAGGACGCCGGCGTCGACGCCCGAGCCTACCAGACCGAGATCGGCCGCGGCGCGACGCTGTACCCCGACGAGTAG